One Vicia villosa cultivar HV-30 ecotype Madison, WI linkage group LG5, Vvil1.0, whole genome shotgun sequence genomic window, AATGATGGAATACCTTGGTGAACAATCCATTGAGCATCAACAACTCCAATTTTCTCATGGGCCGGCTATAATAGTATTAATTCAAATTCCATAACAaatcaaaattataatataaaagagAAATAAGCTTAATTTACTACCTCAACACATTTTCTAAAAGCAAAATCAAGTCCCCAGCCATGTACAAATTCATTCTGCAAAAACAAATGCGTTACTGTCATAATTTATCGAAAGCCATCATCAACAACTAACTACATTTGAAATAATTTAAGTAAACAGAGTGAGCATTGAACCTGAATCATATGCCACACGCAACGCCACGCGTTTCGAGAAAACACAGGAGCCATAATCTCAACAAATGCTGCACAAGGAGGGAGAAGAGGGTATTTACACTTCCCTGGTTTCTCTTGTGCTTctctaataataacaaaaaaccaAACAAATAATCAGCCAATAAACAATACTCATTCTTTCAACTGAAATTTGTAAACAAATTTGTTTAGTTCTTACTTGTGAACTTCACTATCATTTCTTCTTTTTGTCATATTCCAAATCAACCCTTTTTGAGGTTCCAATGCTGGCTGTGAAATCTCCAAGCCATGTTTCTTCACTAGTTTTAAGTATCTGCAGATAGAATTCAACATGCAAATGAAACTTCCTCAACAAAACAAAGACTAGATTTCGAAGAATCGAATACTAATAACAATGATACTAACTCTTCTGCATTAAAATTTTCAACCCCAAGATCTTCGTCCCACATGAAAATATACTCATATGATGCCACAATATCTGGATGCAGAAACCTCTTAGCATACCACCTAAGAAGAGAAAAATTCGAGTTTGGTAAACAACAATTAAGGAAAATGTGACAATGAAAACTTGTAATCCAAATTTGAATAGCTGGCAGAAGATTTAGTTTACCACTTGGTTTGTTTGTGAACACTGACATGAATAGCCCGTTTCGACCACTCAAATTCATCCCATTCGGTCGTTCGGCCATCGTAATGAAAAAGTAGGATTGTGAAGTCCTTTGAAAACTGTTCAAGTGCCATAGTTATGTTATTTAGCTTAAAGAAACATACACAAAAACCCTATGCAAATATGGAGAAAGAGAAAAAGGACCTTTTTGACAGCTGCATCAATGTTGTTTTTCTGCTGATATCCAACAGTGAAAGTCACTAGATACTTTGGCTTAGAGGTTATATCCTACAAGTAAGTAGCAACTTAATCAAATTCTTTGTATCTTTTAGCAATTCACATAAGCACTTATATGATAAACAAACACCTATGCTATAAACATGTAATtcagttgtttatccaaacaagGCCTGGATCTGTTCGGTTAATTATTCTCACCTCATTGGGAAAACCCCACAATCGGCGCAAGAAGAAGTCCGATTGAGCATTAACAATCCCGGGAGGTAATCTTTCAGCACCTCTAGGATTTGTTGGAACCCAAATCTGCACACAATCATCAAAGTAAGTCGCAGTTTTCTGATTATCATGTAGATTGATTATATAGTCCTACCTGATTTTCGGATGAGGCACTGTCATCGTTCTTCATGAACGACCACGCGTTGCTCCCGCGAATGCAAGACAAATCAATGGAAGGAAGCAAACTAGATGGGAGATtcaactaaaaaaaaataaaaaatactaagcATATTTAGAATTCAATTCTAGTATCAAATAACATCATAACATGAATTACAGAAAATACTGAATTTCAGCAGCACCTTAGTTGTGGAGAATGTTGGAAGTGATAGTCCTATAAATAAGCCAAGAAATCCTCCAAAGAAAAATATGACAATAAACTTCATACTTTCATTTGGTTTTCTCTTGGCAAAGCTGAAACAATAAAGAAGCAACATTTTCACTTCAAGGGAATTACTATCATATGTTAAACTTTTTATGATGAAACAGAATAACAAAACATACCGCATTATTATATCCAAAAGTTTCTGATTGTAATTTCCATATAAGAGAACCAAGATGTTTAAAGTGCAGAGAAGATAGAACTAAATTTatgaataaatgaaataaaaagagtGATTCAGAAAACAAGAAGAAATATCAAAGCATGGGAAAAAGCAGTGGTTATGAGTATAACACAAGGAACTGGATTAAGAAAGCAACCAAAGTTGAAACA contains:
- the LOC131607819 gene encoding uncharacterized protein LOC131607819; its protein translation is MRFAKRKPNESMKFIVIFFFGGFLGLFIGLSLPTFSTTKLNLPSSLLPSIDLSCIRGSNAWSFMKNDDSASSENQIWVPTNPRGAERLPPGIVNAQSDFFLRRLWGFPNEDITSKPKYLVTFTVGYQQKNNIDAAVKKFSKDFTILLFHYDGRTTEWDEFEWSKRAIHVSVHKQTKWWYAKRFLHPDIVASYEYIFMWDEDLGVENFNAEEYLKLVKKHGLEISQPALEPQKGLIWNMTKRRNDSEVHKEAQEKPGKCKYPLLPPCAAFVEIMAPVFSRNAWRCVWHMIQNEFVHGWGLDFAFRKCVEPAHEKIGVVDAQWIVHQGIPSLGDQGEAQTGKPAWRMVKERCGMEWRMFQGRLTNAERGYYKSKGIDFSNLLVHN